The sequence below is a genomic window from Monodelphis domestica isolate mMonDom1 chromosome 2, mMonDom1.pri, whole genome shotgun sequence.
ACTGTGCCAGGCCCAGCCTGGGCATCTCTGCTTTGTCCATATCTTGGTTGTGgtcaggaggaggaagaaagcgTCCCGAGCAGGAGAAGGTCTGCTGGCCACTCTCAGCATCCCGGTTACACCCTCACTGTTTGCCCTCAGACTGAGGGAGCCTCCTGAGGTGTGGCTCGAGCCCAGGGATGGGTGtgctgaggcccagggaggcccTTCCCCAGAGCCGGGTGCGGGGACACAGGGCAGCCTCACTCAGCGCATGCAGAGGCTCTCCTGGGAGGGAGCCACCTTTGGCCATCCTGTGCAGCTGGGTGCAGGGCAGGGCTCTGGGGGAGGGAGTGCTGGCTGCGTGTCACGGGGGTGTGTGTGCTTGGGTGGGGGTCAGCTCGCATGCTGTCCTGTGGCCTCTGGAGCTCCTGGGCAGGCCTGTGCGGTACTTGTGCCCCTCATTGGCCCCTCCCCAGCCCGGTAGTCCTGGGACGAGAAAAGAGCCTGAGTGGAGGCCAGGAAGGCTCAAGGATTCACTTTATTGCCAGGGGAGCCCCTGCAGAGCTGTGCCCAAATGCTGGGAGCCAGGAGGGAGCCAGTGGGCAGCGGGCAGGGGGGGCATCCCGAAGGCTGAGCCGGGGTCTGGCGAAGCAGGAGGGGGTCAGCCATGTGTCAGAGAGGCTTTGTGGGGGCCCAGGAAggcctggggtgggggaggtgctCAGAGGGCCTGGAGGGCCGAAAGGAGGACTACTGTGGGGGTGCTGCTGGGCAGCTGCTGAGGCTCGTGAAGGGGGGGGGCAAGGTATAGAGAGAGCAGAGCCCTGGGTTCAACAGCAGGATTTCTGGCCACAGGAGGTGGAGCAGCAGGAGGGTCTGCAGCAGGTGGGCCGGCAGATAAGGGACACAGAGGAGGTGGGGTGGCAGCAGGAGGGGGCAcagcagcaggaggaggaagaggtggtGCAGCAGGTGGGTTTGCAAGAGAGAGGCACAGAGCAGGTGGCTGGTTTGCACACTGGCTGACAGCAAGAGGGGCCAcagcagcaggaggaggaagaggtggtGCAGCAGGTGGGTTTGCAGGAGAGAGGCACACAGCAGGTGGCTGGGCTGCATGCTGGCTGGCAGGTGAGGGACACACAGCATGGAGGCCAGCAGCAGGAGGGCACTGGGCAGAAGGTCGGGGCTGGGCAGACAGAGGTCACACAGCAGCTGGGCTTGCAGCACACAGGCAGGGAGATGCAGCAGCTGGGCTTGCAGCAGATGGGCTCACAGCAGCAGGACTGCACAGGTGCACAGGGACAGGTTTGGCAGCAGGAAGCCCCACAGCCAGTGGACTGGCAGCAGGAGGGGACACAGACAGCTGGGCAGGGCTGGCAGGAGGCGGGCACGCAGCAGACTGGTCGGCACAAGAGGGTGAGGCAGGAGGCGGGAGGGCAACTCGGGGCTGGGCAGCAGGAAGGGCTGCAGCCACCACAGGGCTCACAGCAGCTCTCTGGGCAGTCGTCCAGCTGCCAGGAGGCACCCTCTGGGCATGAGCTGGGCAAGCAGATGTTGCTGCTGCGACTCACATCACTGGAGCAGTCGGAGGCCGAGGGCATGCAGGGTCTGGAGAAATAGCCGTGTGACATACTGGGAGCCACTGGGTTGGGGCTTTTGGCAGCCAAGGGGTAGAGCAGGGGCTGAGTGCCTGGTGCAGGGAAGGGACTGAGCCTGGCTTGGAGGGGCTGGCAGGGGAGAGGGTGAGTATGAGAGAGTGAAGGTGCAGGGGCTATGTGTGATACTCTCCTGGCCAGGGAGCGTTTTATAGCTGCCTGCCAGGAAGATGTGCCAAAGGGCACCTGAGTCTTCTTCCCTGTTGTTGTCTATCCAGAGACTGTCATTAGGGATGTTGCACTCGTGGCCCAGGAGGTGCCCATTGGACACAAACAGCCTCACTTGGGCctgcatttcctcttttttgtcaATATCTGAGAAGCGTCTTCTCCCCACCAGACCCAGGGCTCAGTCCTGATGATGCAGGGACCAAAGGGAAAGGTGGGAGGCAGAGGGAGACCTGTGCAGAGAGAAGCCCATGCAGGGAGATTTCAGGAGAGGGAGAAGTCGGCCAGGTGGGATCAGGAAGGCTTCTGGTACTAGATCCCAGATCAGAATTCTCTGTGTGGGGAGTCAGGATTGGCTGCATTCCCAGTATCCCCCACAGCTTGGGGAGACACAGAATGTCATGATGCTGTGGCTGATAGGTTGTCCACTCTGGCCAAAAGGTATGATTTAgcatttgttttttcctctggGGAAAAAGTAAGTAGattttgtattttgaaataatatcctatttttcctatttacacataaaaacattgtaaacttGAAAAAATTTAGCTCCAAAGTCTCTCCCCCTTTGAAATAAAGCAGTCTAATAGAGATTTTTCATGTGCAACCGcagaaaaattttccatattattcattgtaTGGAAGAGAATTCAAACAAAAATTGGCACAGAAGAAAGTTATATATAGCACGTTTGTGACTGCATTTagactccctcagttctttccctggaggcagAAGGTGTCCAGTGCTcccctggctctgctcacttcgttttgcatcagttcatggaagtctttcatttttttttctgaaatccttctGGTCGTCATTTCTTCCCCCACACCTCCCCAGCCCATATTGATAATTGtgccagggtgatcgtttagagtctccatccccaatcatatccccatcgacccatatgatcaaggaggtgtttttcttctgtgtttctgctcccacagttcttcctctggatgtggatacattctttcatACAagtccttagaattgtcctggctcattgcactgctgctagtaaagtcagttacatttgatccttctacaatgtatcagtctctgtgtacaatgtcctcctggttctgctcctctcactctgcaccagttcctggaggtcgttcctgttcacatggaatccctccagttccttATTTCTAGCTCATCACTTCTGATGGCACAGCATTGTCCAATCAATGGGCATTGCTCCTTtcccaattctttaccactacaaaaaagagTTTCTAGAAACGTTTTTGAACAAATAgatcttttccttgtttttttttgtgtgtgtgtgtgtgggggggtggtg
It includes:
- the LOC103101448 gene encoding keratin-associated protein 10-3-like is translated as MQAQVRLFVSNGHLLGHECNIPNDSLWIDNNREEDSGALWHIFLPLQARLSPFPAPGTQPLLYPLAAKSPNPVAPSMSHGYFSRPCMPSASDCSSDVSRSSNICLPSSCPEGASWQLDDCPESCCEPCGGCSPSCCPAPSCPPASCLTLLCRPVCCVPASCQPCPAVCVPSCCQSTGCGASCCQTCPCAPVQSCCCEPICCKPSCCISLPVCCKPSCCVTSVCPAPTFCPVPSCCWPPCCVSLTCQPACSPATCCVPLSCKPTCCTTSSSSCCCGPSCCQPVCKPATCSVPLSCKPTCCTTSSSSCCCAPSCCHPTSSVSLICRPTCCRPSCCSTSCGQKSCC